A stretch of the Marinobacter sp. MDS2 genome encodes the following:
- a CDS encoding AraC family transcriptional regulator yields MVEKSGLIGLTDHANLLSNHAMTMNYPDPTAIRVNGSYVRVLLDWLDQYQLSAPTLRAAVSRLAPGEQVPLIQWLDLLRRAYAVHPGDGRGLEIGACISPDHVGVLGYLVQASDNLGQALYAYQRFESLFYGIRMAEVVIRGDEAEIGWPVYGGLSLGLLVDETAISALISFLRKIVPDAPNPAEVAFSSPAPDNPAVYEAFFGGPVRFNAPYVAVRFPADYLSIPLPTANPALRQILDRQSVALSNALPGNDPFAFQVQQVFLRLLPDARVSLKDVANEMAISVRTLQRRLTQSGQTFQGLLDRTRQELAQSYLHDPSLSLFEITMLLGFAEQSSFNRAFKQWVGVSPGAWREGQ; encoded by the coding sequence ATGGTAGAAAAGAGTGGGCTTATCGGATTGACGGATCATGCCAATCTGTTATCCAATCATGCCATGACGATGAATTACCCCGACCCCACCGCCATCCGCGTCAACGGCTCCTATGTGCGCGTGCTGCTGGACTGGCTGGACCAGTACCAGTTGAGCGCACCTACCCTGCGGGCTGCGGTGTCGCGTCTGGCGCCCGGTGAGCAGGTGCCCCTGATCCAGTGGCTGGACCTGCTGCGGCGGGCGTATGCCGTGCACCCCGGCGACGGACGTGGCCTGGAGATCGGTGCCTGCATCAGCCCGGATCATGTGGGGGTGTTGGGCTATCTGGTGCAGGCCAGCGATAACCTGGGGCAGGCCTTGTATGCCTACCAGCGCTTCGAGTCACTGTTCTATGGCATCCGCATGGCGGAAGTGGTGATCCGCGGGGATGAGGCGGAGATCGGATGGCCTGTGTACGGTGGTCTGAGTCTCGGGCTGCTGGTAGATGAAACCGCTATCTCGGCCCTGATCAGCTTCCTGCGCAAGATCGTCCCGGATGCCCCTAACCCGGCAGAAGTGGCTTTCTCCTCGCCGGCGCCGGACAATCCGGCAGTGTACGAGGCCTTCTTCGGCGGCCCGGTACGCTTCAATGCCCCCTATGTGGCAGTGCGCTTCCCGGCGGATTACCTCAGCATCCCCCTGCCCACCGCCAATCCGGCCCTGCGCCAGATTCTTGATCGCCAGTCTGTGGCCTTGTCCAACGCCTTGCCGGGCAATGATCCCTTTGCCTTTCAGGTGCAGCAGGTGTTTCTGCGCCTGTTGCCTGATGCGCGGGTATCCCTGAAAGACGTGGCCAACGAAATGGCCATCTCCGTTCGTACCCTGCAACGCCGTCTCACACAAAGCGGCCAGACCTTTCAGGGCCTGCTGGATCGCACCCGCCAGGAACTGGCACAAAGCTATCTGCACGACCCGTCGCTATCGCTTTTCGAAATCACCATGCTGCTGGGCTTTGCCGAGCAGAGCTCGTTTAACCGGGCATTTAAACAGTGGGTGGGGGTGTCGCCGGGGGCGTGGCGGGAAGGGCAATAA
- a CDS encoding sterol desaturase family protein, giving the protein MQLFSFITETLTDLFGREPTLNEMILIPMVPIFVLGFLVEWLYRRIKSGNWAATKGQAFYIPEVFANFSLGGGYYVFGAVMNIVYVAAVYIFVWDHRLYTIPVNALTIILAFFVQEFCYYWYHRTAHRVRWFWSQHVSHHSGEIMNMSTAARQSILNGIVGTWIFFAPAVFIGFSPDLILGLLGLNLAFQWFVHTESITKLHPWLEWSLNTPSNHRVHHGRNPQYIDKNFGGVIMIYDHIFSTYEAEKEKAEYGIVKQIKSYNWFVMNLHELVDMIRDVMAPGKLSERLKHLWKPPEWERSGHTPIHTWTTVQMDGKQTGNTAAEEVETAKTDSKMVEVK; this is encoded by the coding sequence ATGCAGTTGTTTAGTTTTATCACCGAAACCCTGACCGATCTGTTCGGGCGTGAACCTACGCTCAATGAGATGATCCTGATTCCAATGGTCCCTATTTTTGTTTTGGGCTTTCTTGTTGAGTGGCTCTATCGAAGAATTAAAAGCGGAAACTGGGCAGCCACAAAAGGGCAGGCATTTTATATTCCCGAGGTTTTTGCCAACTTTTCGTTAGGCGGTGGTTACTACGTCTTCGGTGCGGTTATGAACATAGTTTATGTCGCAGCTGTTTATATTTTCGTCTGGGATCATCGTCTCTATACCATCCCTGTGAATGCCCTCACAATAATTCTGGCATTTTTTGTTCAAGAATTTTGTTACTACTGGTATCACCGTACAGCACATAGAGTGCGCTGGTTTTGGTCGCAACACGTATCCCATCACAGCGGCGAAATCATGAATATGTCTACGGCGGCGCGACAAAGCATTCTTAATGGCATTGTGGGCACTTGGATATTCTTCGCACCGGCTGTTTTCATCGGTTTTAGCCCCGACCTAATTCTTGGTTTATTAGGATTGAACCTCGCATTCCAGTGGTTTGTGCATACCGAAAGCATTACAAAGTTGCACCCGTGGTTGGAATGGTCACTAAATACGCCGTCTAACCACCGCGTGCACCACGGACGTAACCCACAATATATTGATAAAAACTTCGGCGGAGTCATCATGATCTACGACCATATTTTTTCAACCTATGAGGCAGAAAAAGAAAAGGCCGAATACGGCATCGTAAAACAGATCAAAAGCTATAACTGGTTTGTAATGAACCTGCATGAACTTGTCGATATGATTCGAGACGTGATGGCACCCGGCAAGCTTTCCGAGCGGCTAAAGCATCTTTGGAAGCCACCGGAGTGGGAGCGTTCAGGTCATACACCTATTCATACCTGGACAACCGTACAGATGGACGGAAAACAGACAGGAAATACGGCCGCTGAAGAAGTCGAGACGGCCAAAACAGACTCTAAGATGGTGGAAGTAAAATGA
- a CDS encoding DUF4345 domain-containing protein, which translates to MIFLSRLFLSMSAIAFLLIGLNTLYDPVAAMTAIELQPTSISATNEIRANYGGMHLAFALIMLTGAIAASARRPALWMIFSITFGLVVGRLISLLLDGMPNATADFLLALEIVSTAGAAGLLWFSRNISHEPLSD; encoded by the coding sequence ATGATCTTTTTAAGTCGACTTTTTTTGAGTATGTCAGCCATTGCGTTTCTACTGATCGGTTTAAATACCTTGTACGACCCAGTCGCAGCCATGACTGCCATCGAACTGCAGCCGACTTCGATCAGCGCAACGAATGAAATTCGAGCCAACTATGGGGGAATGCACCTAGCTTTTGCCTTAATCATGCTGACGGGTGCTATTGCCGCGTCAGCGCGCCGACCCGCACTTTGGATGATTTTCTCAATCACTTTCGGCCTGGTTGTTGGCCGATTAATAAGTTTGTTGCTTGATGGTATGCCTAATGCCACTGCAGATTTTTTACTGGCTCTGGAGATTGTCTCCACAGCGGGGGCCGCAGGGTTACTTTGGTTCAGCCGAAATATAAGTCATGAGCCACTCAGCGATTAA
- a CDS encoding pyruvate formate lyase family protein, translated as MSDRIEILKNSVNNAIRAICPERAILWTEYYKNKLNRNKPVEIQAAEAMCYVLQNKSIEIYPDELVVGNYTSHRVGGIIYPEKAGLSASIGRINAVFLQVQPL; from the coding sequence ATGAGCGATCGCATTGAAATCCTAAAAAACTCAGTTAATAATGCCATTCGAGCGATTTGTCCGGAAAGAGCCATTCTTTGGACGGAATACTACAAGAATAAATTGAATCGAAATAAGCCGGTAGAAATACAGGCCGCTGAAGCCATGTGTTATGTACTGCAAAATAAAAGTATAGAAATATATCCCGATGAACTGGTAGTCGGAAATTACACCTCCCATAGAGTGGGAGGAATTATCTATCCAGAAAAGGCAGGGCTTTCGGCGAGTATAGGAAGAATAAACGCCGTTTTTCTCCAAGTCCAGCCACTGTAG